In the Rubrivivax gelatinosus IL144 genome, GTAGCGCCGGCCGGGCTCGCTCAGGTGCTCGGCCTCGTCGTGTTCGAGCAGGCTGCCGAACTGCACGACGGTGTTCAGCGGCTCGCGCAGGTCGTGCGAGGCGATGCGCACGAACTGCTCCAGCCCGTCGTTGGCGCGGCGCAGCTCCTGCGAACGGGCCTCCAGGCGCTCGCGGGCGTCGTGCAGGTCGGCCTGGGCCGCCGCCAGCAACTGCGGCGGCACCAGCGCCGCGGCATACGCCAGGTAGACGTAGACCGTCTGCCAGGCCGCCAGCCGCGGCGGCGGCACGAAGACCCCGGTGCCCAAGGCCAGCGCGACCGTCAGCGACACCACCAGCGTCAGCGCCAGCAGCGCGGTGAACGACAGCACGAAGGCGCCCAGCAGCAGCGGCAGCGTCAGGTAGATGAACGGGAACGGCACCTGCGCCAGCGCCAGCAGCGTCAGGCCCACCGACAGCGGCAGCAGCACGACGAGCCGCGTGTCGTCCCAGCCGGCGGTCAGCGTCGCCGGGCCGTCGCGGCAGACGATGAACGCCAGCGGCAGCACCGACATCGCGCCGATCACGCTGCCTTCGTACCAGGGCAGCCAGACGCCTTCGACTGCGTCCAGCCCCTGCGGCGCCAGCATCGCCGTGCCGAGCGTCGCGCCGGCGAGCTGCGGCAGCAGCCCGCCGACGACCAGCAGCGTCGCCAGCGCCGGGGCCGAGCGCAGGCCGCGCTCGGGCAGGCGGGCACGCTGCACGCCCCAGGCACCCAGCGCCATCTCCAGCAGGTTGGGAGGCACGAAGCTCAGCGCCATCAGCGGCGCGTCGCCCTGCAGCAGGTTGGCCACGGCGTTGGCCGCGCCGGCCGCGGCCAGCAGCAGCGGCCAGCGCCGCCGCGGCTGGTGGGCCAGCGCCGCGACGCCGATCGCGTTGGCGAACCAGATGGTCGCGATGCTGCCGGGCTGGCGCGCGATGACCATCGACACCGTCGCCGAGACCAGCACCGCCAGCGCCAGCCAGGCGGCCAGACCCCAGGGCGAATCGCCTTCGCTCGCCGCCGATGACGGCTCGCGGCCGTTCACGGCTGGGGCGGGCGGCCGCGGGGCCGCGGCCGTGCCGGCTTGACACGCACGCGCCGCGCGTAGAGCACGATGCCGACCAGCGCCGCGAAGAAGACCAGCAGCACGCCCAGGCGCGTGGCCAGCGGCGCGCGGGCCGCCATCTCGTCGGACTGCAGCGGCTCCAGCCAGCGCCGCAGGACCGCCGCACGCTCGGGTTCGGGCACGGCGACGATGCCGGCGTCGAGGATGGCGCGCAGCTCGGGCCAGTCCGAGCGCACCGCGAAGCTGAGTTCGTAGTCGAAGCCGACCTCGCCGGCACTGGCCAGCCCGGCGAGCGAGTGCCGGCGGGCGACGAAGGCCGCGCTGGCGGCATCGACGACCGCGGCGTCGGCGCGGCCGTCGAGGACCGAACGCAGCGCCTGCAGGTCGTCGCTGACCGCCAGCCAGGCGACGCCGGGATACGAGCTGCGCACGAAGGGCTCGACGGCGTAGCCGGCGCCGACGGCGACCGGACGCCCCCGCATCGACGCCAGCGTCTTGCCCGCCTGGCCCTCGCGCACGACGAGCAGCGCCGGCACCTTGACGTAAGGCCGGGTGAACAGCAGGAAGGCCGAACGTTCGGGATTGGGCCGCAGCGAGGTCAGCAGGTCGGCCTCGCGCCGGCGCGCGCGCTCGAGCTGCTGCGACAGCGGCTGCGGAGGCAGCCAGCGCAGCTCGACGCCGGTGCGCTTTTGCACCAGCTGCAGCATTTCCACCGACAGGCCGGCGACGCGGCCGTCGTCCTCCACGTAGACGAAGGGGCCGTAGTCGCGTTCGGGCGCGGCGCGCAGCGTGCCGTGTTCGTTGAGCCAGGCCTGCTGCGCCGCGGTGATGACCGGCTGGGCCGCCGCCGCCAGCGGCAGCAGCAGCGCGGCCACCCAGGCCCGGAGCGCCGCGGCGCTCAAGCCGGCACCTGCCGGCGCAGCTGCACCGCCGCCGCGATGTCCAGCGGCTTGGTGACGTAGCCGGCGACGCAGCCGTAGCCCAGCGCACGTTCGCGGTCGGCCGGGTCGGCCGAAGAGCTGAGCATGACGATCGCCGAGCCGTTGCGCTGGGCGCGCGACAGCGCCTGGTAGGCGTCGAGGAACTCGAAGCCGTTCATGCCGGGCATGTTGATGTCCAGCAGGATCAGCTCGACGTGCGTGCCGCCGCCGCGAAGATGGTCCAGCGCGGCGCTGGCTTCCTCGAAGGCGATGACCTCGAAGTCCTCGCCGGCACGCTCCAGCACGATCCGCGTAAACAGCAGATCGGCTTCGCTGTCGTCGACGAGCATCACTCGACACACCACGGTCACCTCCCCTTCGCGGCGCCGGGTCGAGGTGCCCGGCGTCCTATCGTCGGCGCGAAGTGCGGAAATTGCACCTCAACCCGGACAAACCGGCAAGCCTGATGCCCGGGTGAATCAGGGCTGGTGGCATGATGTGCGTCATGCACCCAGCCGACGCCACGCCCGCCGACTCCCCGGTCGCGCTGCCGTCGCGCCGTCGGCGCTTCATCGCGCGCATGCATCACAGCGGCCCTCCGGGACCGGGATCCGTCCCCGTTCCTCGTTTCCCGGAGTCCGCATGTCCCCTTCCCGACTACACCGCTTCCGTCCGCGCCTGCTCGACGCGCTGACGACTTACGACCGACGCCGCTTCGCGGCCGACCTCGGCGCCGGCATCACCGTCGGCATCGTTGCCCTGCCGCTGGCGATGGCCTTCGCGATCGCCTCCGGCGTCAAGCCCGAGCAGGGCCTGTTCACGGCGATCATCGCCGGTTTCCTGATCGCCGCGCTCGGCGGCTCGCAGGTCCAGATCGGCGGCCCGGCCGGGGCCTTCATCGTCATCGTCTACGGCATCGTCGAGCGCTACGGCCTGGCGAACCTGCTGATCGCGACCTCGCTGGCCGGGGTGCTGATGTTCGTGATGGGGCTGTTCAAGCTCGGCGCGCTGGTGCGCTACGTGCCGGTGCCCATCGTCATCGGCTTCACCAACGGCATCGCGGTGCTGATCGGGCTGTCGCAGGTGAAGGACTTCCTCGGCCTGGAGACGCCCAAGCTGCCGGCCGACTTCTTCTCGCAGATCGCGGTGCTGGCGCGGCACGCGCACACGCTGAACCCGGCTGCGCTGGCGCTGGCCGCGGCGAGCCTGGCGATCGTCGTGCTCTGGCCCAAGTCCTACAAGATGCCGACGGCGCCCAGTGGCCTGCTGGCGCGGCTGCGGCGGCTGTCGGCGCACCTGCCGGGCACGATCGTCGCGCTGGTCGTGGCCACCGTCGCCACGGTGCTGCTGGACCTGCCGGTCGAGACCATCGGCAGCCGCTTCGGCGGCATCCCGCAGGCGCTGCCGGCCTTCGACCTGCCCGAGTTCAGCTGGACCACCGTCAAGCAGCTGCTGATCCCGACGGTGACGATCGCGCTGCTCGGCGCGATCGAGTCGCTGCTCTGCGCCCGCGTGGCCGACAACATGGCGCCGATCGCGCGCCACGACCCGAACCAGGAGCTGATGGCCCAGGGCGTGGCGAACTTCGTCACGCCGCTGTTCGGCGGCATCCCGGCCACCGGCACGATCGCGCGCACCGTGACCAACGTGCGTGCCGGCGCGCAGACGCCGGTGGCCGGCATCGTGCACGCCGCCACCGTGCTCGCCGTCGTGCTGCTGGCCGCGCCGCTGGCGCTGCACGTGCCGCTGGCGGCACTCGCCGGCATCCTGGCCTTCGTCGCCTGGAACATGGGCGAGTGGCGCGAGTTCGTTCGCCTGCGCCACTTCAGCGTCCAGTACCGCACGATCCTCGTCGGCACCTTCGCGCTGACGGTGATCTTCGACCTCACGGTCGCCGTCGAGGTCGGGCTGATCCTGGCCTGCGTGTTCTTCATCTACCGCATGAGCACGCTGTTCCGCGCCGAGCCGGTGGCCGACACGAGCGCGCCCGACGGCGTGAAGGTCGTCGAGGTCTTCGGCGCGCTGTTCTTCGGCGCCGTCGGCAAGATCGAGGCGCTGACGGCGCAGCCGCCGGGCACGCGCGCGCTGGTGCTGGACATGCACCGGCTGATCTCGATGGACACCTCGGGCCTGGAGGCGCTGGCGCAGCTGCACCGCGAACTGGAGCGCCGCGGCGTGCGCCTGGTGCTGGCCGCCGTCAACGAGCAGCCGCGTTCGCTGATCCGGCGCGCCGGCTTCGAAGACGAGATCGGCGCCGCCAACGTCACGGCGACGCTGGCCGAGGCCTACGCGGCGGCGCTGGCACCGGCGCCGACGGTGTCCGAGGCCGGCTGATCAGTCGTCGCCGGGATCGCCGTGCTCGTCGTCGCGGCGGTCCATGACGAGGGCGTAGATCCAGACGATGGCCAGGTAGACGATCGGCGCGCCCTGGGCCGCGACCCAGAAGCCGAACGGCGAGCCGAAGACGCTGAAGTCGAGTTCGCGCGCAAAGAACGCGACGACGAAGGTGACGACGAACCAGGCCGCCAGCAGCGCGCCGGTCAGGCGCCGGTTGCGCCGCCAGTCGCGGCGCCGGCGCTCGGCGCGGCGGCGCTGCGGGCTGTGGTTCATCGCCAGAAGCGCCGGACCTCGTCCAGCGGCGCCAGCGCGGCGGCGGCTTCGGCGCGCACGGCGTCCTCGCGCCCGGTGAGCCAGCCCAGCGCGAACGCCAGCCCGGGGTCCGACGGATCGGCGGCGGCCCGCGCGGCCAGCGTGGCGCGGGCGACGGCGTGGTCGTTGGCCTGGCCGAGGCCGTCGAGCGCCACGCGCAGCGCCTTCAGCGCTTGGCGGGCACGCCGCGGGCGCAGCGCCGGTTGCAGGAACTCGATCGCGTAGCGCAGGCGCTTGAGCCGCTTGCGCAGCCGGTGGCGCTGCTCGGTGTCCAGCCGGGCGAAGCGGCGGGCGTCGCGGCGCGCCTCGCGCCAGTCGGCCGCCAGGCGCGCCGCGGCGGCACGCTCCAGATGGCCGCCCGGCGTCTGCAGCGCCACCAGCGCCAGCGCCATCGTGCGCAGCATCAGCCGGGTGTAGCCCGGGGCAGCGACGACGGCGGCCGGCAGCGGGGCGTCGTCGGCGCCGGGCAAGGCCAGCGGCGGCGCGCCGGCCTCGGCCAGCGGCGCCAGCAGCGCGGCGGCGACCTCGGCGTCGCGGCTGGCGCCCAGCGCGGCGAAGGGCGCGGCCAGCGCCTCGTCGAGCGCCAGCGCGGCGGCCTCGTCGGGCGACCAGGCGGCGAAGACCTTCAGCGCGCTGCGCAGCCGGCGCAGGCCGACGCGCAGCTGGTGCAGCGTCTCGGCCTCGCCGGTGGCCGAGGCGATCTCGGCGCCGTTGGGCAGCACCTGGCGCAGCGCCGAATGCAGCATCGCGCCGAACGCCTGCGCCGTGCCGGCCGCGCTTGGCAGCTCGGGCGCCGTGGCGCGCACCGCCGGCACACGCTCCAGGCCGCGCGCCAGGCGCGTGCCGCGTTCGGCCTTGGTGCGAACGTCCAGCCACAGGCCGTGGCGCGCCACCCACTGCTCGGCCAGCGCCAGCAGCGCCGCCGGCGGGCCGGACAGCAGCTCGAACTCGATCTCGCAGACCGCGGCGCTGCGTTCGCCGGCGACGATGCGACCTTCGTCGAGCGCGATCTCGATCACCGCGCCGCCGGAACGCACGCGGCGCAGCTGGCGCACGATCTCGGTGCGGTAACGCTCGATCAGCGGCGCGCCGTCGGCCAGCAGCCGGGCCAGCGCGTCGCCGGCCGGGGTGCCGGCGTGGCGCGCCGGGTCCAGCACCGGGGCGGCAGCGGTGTCGGGCAGCTCGACCTCGTGCTCCAGGCGGTCCATCAGGCCGTCGCCGCGGCCCTTGAGCGTCTGCACCCAGCGCGTGCCCTCGCGCCGCAGACGCAGCGCGAAGCCGGCGCGCGCCAGGCGCTCGTCGGCGGTGTCGGCGTAGGCGGCGGCCAGCGGCAGCACACGCGCGGTCTTCGTCGCGACGGCGCGCTGCACCCGGTCGCGCGCAGCGGCCGGAATCTGGAACTTCAGCTCGATTTCCCTCATGCCTGTCCTTGGGGCGAAGCGGGCGCGCGGGCGGCCCGGCCGGTAAACTCGTGAGTCGCCCGAATTGTCGCTTCCGCGCCGCTTATGCCCCCGTTCTTCCGCAAGCCCTACACCTCCGACGTCACCGACTTCATCGCCAAGCTGAAGGAACAGCGTCCGTCGCTCGAAGACGAACAGCGCGCCGGCCGCGCGCTGCTGTGGGACAAGGCGGTCGACCGCGAGGCGCTGCAGGCCTGGCGCCAGGCGCGCGTGCCGCAGCAGCCCTACGTCTACCAGCCCAAGGGCCGCTGAAGCGCCCTTGGACTCGCCCGCCCTGCCCGAGGCGCTGCCGACCGCGGAAGCGGCAGCCGAACCGGCCGCACAGGACGTCGTGGACCAGGTCGCCGTCGCCCGCCTGTACGGCGAGCCGCTGTTCAGGCTGCCGCAGGACCTCTACATCCCGCCGGATGCGCTGGAGGTCTTCCTCGAGGCCTTCGAAGGCCCGCTGGACCTGCTGCTCTACCTGATCCGCAAGCAGAACTTCAACATCCTCGACATCCCGCTGGCTGACGTCACGCGCCAGTACCTGGACTACGTCGAGCAGCTGCGGCGGCGCAATCTCGAGCTCGCCAGCGAGTACCTGCTGATGGCGGCGATGCTCATCGAGATCAAGTCGCGCATGCTGCTGCCGCCCAAGAAGAACCCGGACGGCAGCGAACCCGAGGACCCGCGCGCCGAGCTCGTGCGCCGGCTCATCGAGTACGAGCAGATCAAGCTCGCCGCCGCGCGCCTGGACGCGCTGCCGGTGATGGGCCGCGACTTCCTGCGCGCCCAGGTCTACGTCGAACAGTCGCTGGCGCCGCGTTTCCCCGACGTCGACCCCGACGACCTGCGCGCCGCCTGGGCCGACATCCTCAAGCGCGCCCGGCTCAACCAGCACCACACGATCTCGCGCGAGCAGCTCTCGGTGCGCGAGTTCATGACCGTCGTGCTGCGCCGGCTGCAGGGGCGGCGCTTCGTCGAGTTCCAGGAGCTGTTCGACGTGGCACGCGGCGCGCCGGTGCTGGTCGTCACCTTCATCGCGATGCTGGAGCTGGCGCGCGAGCACCTCGTCGAGGT is a window encoding:
- a CDS encoding response regulator, with translation MVCRVMLVDDSEADLLFTRIVLERAGEDFEVIAFEEASAALDHLRGGGTHVELILLDINMPGMNGFEFLDAYQALSRAQRNGSAIVMLSSSADPADRERALGYGCVAGYVTKPLDIAAAVQLRRQVPA
- a CDS encoding DUF4212 domain-containing protein; the encoded protein is MNHSPQRRRAERRRRDWRRNRRLTGALLAAWFVVTFVVAFFARELDFSVFGSPFGFWVAAQGAPIVYLAIVWIYALVMDRRDDEHGDPGDD
- a CDS encoding SulP family inorganic anion transporter translates to MSPSRLHRFRPRLLDALTTYDRRRFAADLGAGITVGIVALPLAMAFAIASGVKPEQGLFTAIIAGFLIAALGGSQVQIGGPAGAFIVIVYGIVERYGLANLLIATSLAGVLMFVMGLFKLGALVRYVPVPIVIGFTNGIAVLIGLSQVKDFLGLETPKLPADFFSQIAVLARHAHTLNPAALALAAASLAIVVLWPKSYKMPTAPSGLLARLRRLSAHLPGTIVALVVATVATVLLDLPVETIGSRFGGIPQALPAFDLPEFSWTTVKQLLIPTVTIALLGAIESLLCARVADNMAPIARHDPNQELMAQGVANFVTPLFGGIPATGTIARTVTNVRAGAQTPVAGIVHAATVLAVVLLAAPLALHVPLAALAGILAFVAWNMGEWREFVRLRHFSVQYRTILVGTFALTVIFDLTVAVEVGLILACVFFIYRMSTLFRAEPVADTSAPDGVKVVEVFGALFFGAVGKIEALTAQPPGTRALVLDMHRLISMDTSGLEALAQLHRELERRGVRLVLAAVNEQPRSLIRRAGFEDEIGAANVTATLAEAYAAALAPAPTVSEAG
- a CDS encoding CHAD domain-containing protein — translated: MREIELKFQIPAAARDRVQRAVATKTARVLPLAAAYADTADERLARAGFALRLRREGTRWVQTLKGRGDGLMDRLEHEVELPDTAAAPVLDPARHAGTPAGDALARLLADGAPLIERYRTEIVRQLRRVRSGGAVIEIALDEGRIVAGERSAAVCEIEFELLSGPPAALLALAEQWVARHGLWLDVRTKAERGTRLARGLERVPAVRATAPELPSAAGTAQAFGAMLHSALRQVLPNGAEIASATGEAETLHQLRVGLRRLRSALKVFAAWSPDEAAALALDEALAAPFAALGASRDAEVAAALLAPLAEAGAPPLALPGADDAPLPAAVVAAPGYTRLMLRTMALALVALQTPGGHLERAAAARLAADWREARRDARRFARLDTEQRHRLRKRLKRLRYAIEFLQPALRPRRARQALKALRVALDGLGQANDHAVARATLAARAAADPSDPGLAFALGWLTGREDAVRAEAAAALAPLDEVRRFWR
- a CDS encoding DUF3460 family protein; translation: MPPFFRKPYTSDVTDFIAKLKEQRPSLEDEQRAGRALLWDKAVDREALQAWRQARVPQQPYVYQPKGR
- a CDS encoding segregation and condensation protein A; its protein translation is MDSPALPEALPTAEAAAEPAAQDVVDQVAVARLYGEPLFRLPQDLYIPPDALEVFLEAFEGPLDLLLYLIRKQNFNILDIPLADVTRQYLDYVEQLRRRNLELASEYLLMAAMLIEIKSRMLLPPKKNPDGSEPEDPRAELVRRLIEYEQIKLAAARLDALPVMGRDFLRAQVYVEQSLAPRFPDVDPDDLRAAWADILKRARLNQHHTISREQLSVREFMTVVLRRLQGRRFVEFQELFDVARGAPVLVVTFIAMLELAREHLVEVTQAEAFAPIYVRLAYQPA
- a CDS encoding sensor histidine kinase; protein product: MNGREPSSAASEGDSPWGLAAWLALAVLVSATVSMVIARQPGSIATIWFANAIGVAALAHQPRRRWPLLLAAAGAANAVANLLQGDAPLMALSFVPPNLLEMALGAWGVQRARLPERGLRSAPALATLLVVGGLLPQLAGATLGTAMLAPQGLDAVEGVWLPWYEGSVIGAMSVLPLAFIVCRDGPATLTAGWDDTRLVVLLPLSVGLTLLALAQVPFPFIYLTLPLLLGAFVLSFTALLALTLVVSLTVALALGTGVFVPPPRLAAWQTVYVYLAYAAALVPPQLLAAAQADLHDARERLEARSQELRRANDGLEQFVRIASHDLREPLNTVVQFGSLLEHDEAEHLSEPGRRYLGLMLQATRRMRTLLDDVLQYVRMQRGEPPATQPVALGPLLDEVLLALAASIRERGADVHVADLPTVHGNRALLSLLFQNLLSNALKFVPPERTPRVRVSADVDAGVAWISIVDNGIGIAPADQDKLFQPFRRLNLRRRYDGTGLGLALARQIVEAHGGAIELESEPDRGSCFSVRLPLA
- a CDS encoding transporter substrate-binding domain-containing protein, whose translation is MSAAALRAWVAALLLPLAAAAQPVITAAQQAWLNEHGTLRAAPERDYGPFVYVEDDGRVAGLSVEMLQLVQKRTGVELRWLPPQPLSQQLERARRREADLLTSLRPNPERSAFLLFTRPYVKVPALLVVREGQAGKTLASMRGRPVAVGAGYAVEPFVRSSYPGVAWLAVSDDLQALRSVLDGRADAAVVDAASAAFVARRHSLAGLASAGEVGFDYELSFAVRSDWPELRAILDAGIVAVPEPERAAVLRRWLEPLQSDEMAARAPLATRLGVLLVFFAALVGIVLYARRVRVKPARPRPRGRPPQP